The following are from one region of the Carassius auratus strain Wakin chromosome 13, ASM336829v1, whole genome shotgun sequence genome:
- the LOC113112443 gene encoding N-acylneuraminate-9-phosphatase-like, giving the protein MERRAVSSIIFDFDNTLVDTAGAGRIAIQKVCELLKSMHVPESHIKDICDHFLRKLLHESFDPSEGKTIDDVRIHHWYEALQETQGTDPDPALASSCYYTWKNTRLQVLTLTPEVRSLLEELQKNYKLLLITNGDTQTQWEKIEAVGCKGLFSLVVVGGDHPEEKPARSIFTHCFESAGVQPQDCVMVGDSLSTDIQGGIDAGVRATVWINSDRKSLPQGSVTPDYTLPSVLNLNDILLELR; this is encoded by the exons ATGGAAAGGCGAGCAGTTTCATCGATTATATTTGACTTCGACAACACGCTGGTCGATACAGCCGGTGCAGGACGAATTGCCATTCAGAAG gtGTGTGAGCTGCTGAAGTCAATGCATGTGCCGGAGAGCCACATCAAAGACATCTGTGATCACTTTTTACGAAAGCTTCTCCACGAATCATTTGACCCATCAGAAGGAAAAACAATAGATGATGTGAGGATCCATCACTGGTATGAAGCCCTTCAGGAGACGCAGGGCACAGATCCTGATCCGGCTCTGGCCAGCAGCTGCTACTACACATGGAAGAACACAAGGTTACAGGTGCTGACTCTTACTCCTGAGGTTCGATCTCTCCTGGAGGAACTGCAGAAGAACTACAAACTACTTCTGATTACCAACGGCGATACTCAGACGCAGTGGGAGAAGATCGAAGCAGTGGGATGTAAGGGTCTCTTTAGTTTGGTGGTAGTCGGAGGAGATCATCCTGAGGAGAAACCGGCACGCTCCATCTTCACTCACTGCTTTGAGTCTGCAGGAGTCCAGCCACAGGACTGCGTCATGGTGGGAGATTCTCTCAGTACCGATATCCAGGGAGGCATTGATGCAGGGGTACGGGCCACTGTGTGGATAAACAGTGACCGTAAATCTCTCCCACAGGGCTCTGTGACTCCAGACTACACTCTACCTAGTGTACTAAatctgaatgacattttacttgAATTGAGATGA
- the LOC113112444 gene encoding CDGSH iron-sulfur domain-containing protein 1-like, giving the protein MSASKSFHKAEIITAVSVTFGAAAVGIFIYKTFFSKSKCDKPKVNLDLQKDNPKVVHAFDIEDLGDKAVYCRCWRSKKFPYCDGAHAKHNQETGDNVGPLILKRKEA; this is encoded by the exons ATGAGCGCGTCCAAATCTTTCCATAAAG CTGAGATCATCACTGCAGTGTCTGTGACATTTGGAGCTGCAGCAGTGGGAATCTTCATCTACAAAACATTCTTCAGCAAAAGCAAATGTGATAAGCCAAAGGTCAACCTTGATCTGCAGAAAGACAACCCCAAAGTGGTGCATGCGTTCGACATTGAGGACCTGGGTGACAAAGCCGTGTACTGTAGGTGCTGGAGAtccaaaaag TTTCCATACTGTGATGGTGCACATGCTAAACACAATCAGGAGACGGGAGACAACGTTGGTCCTCTGATCTTAAAACGCAAGGAGGCCTGA